GAGCCGCGCATCACGTTTCCGAACCTTGATCTGATGTGGCGGACCCTTACGCCACGCCGACAGGAACTTTTGCAGGCAATGGCCGGAAAAGAAGCGATGTCGATCAGGGGGCTTGCGCGGTTGGTCCGGCGGGATGTGAAAGCGGTCCATGGCGATGTTCAGGCATTGTTGCTCGCAGGCGTGTTGCGGCCGGACGAGGCCGGTGGAGTGATCTTCCCCTATGACGCATTGCACGTTGATTATGAACTTGCGGCGGTCGCTTAAACGGCCCAGTTAGCCGGTCGCCGCCGGAATGGCCACAATTTGGAACGTTTAGTGAACATTGTTGGATGATCACGGGGCGGCGACCGCAGCATTGCTGACGATACGACTGATTGTTGCGCGATGAACGCGGAAGAGCCGGGCGACATCCGCGGCTGAGCGGCCTGCCATTAGCATGGCGCGCACTTCGGCTTGTTGCTGCGGTGAGAGCTTGGGTTGCCGTCCGCCGCGACGGCCCTGGGCTCGTGCTGAGCGCAGGCCGGCCTGGGTCCGTTCGCGCACCATGGCGCGTTCGAATTCGGCGAAGGCGCCGAGCATCTGCATCATCATGCGGCCAGAAGCCGTGGTGCTGTCTATGTTTTCGGTGAGCGATCGGAATCCGGCGCCGGCCTTCTCGACCTTGTCGAGGATGAGCAGCAGATCCTTGAGAGAGCGCGACAGCCGGTCGAGTTTCCAGACGGTGAGGACATCGCCGGGGCCGAGCCGGTCGAGTAGGCGATGGAGTTCGGGACGATCCCAGCGGCCGCCTGAGACGCGTTCCTCGTAGACGCGCTTGCAGCCGGCGGCTTCGAGGGCCTCGATCTGGGGGGCGGGATCCTGGTCTTCAGCTTTGGACACGCGCGCATAGCCGAGCAGCGTGGGAGATGCTGCATTTTTCTGTTGCTTTTGGGTTATATTTGGCAACAGCTTTTTGCGACGGCTATCGCCTTGTTTTCCTTGGGGCGGTTGGGATGGCGCATAAACGAACGTTTGCGCGCGCCCCGGAAGTGGGGAAGTTTTCTTCGTCATGCGGCCATCGGCAGGTCAAGGTCGATACGCCGACTGAAGTCCCAACGAGCAGAGCCTCCCACTATTCAATGCAACAATCAATTGCGGAGGCTGTGTTCATCAGACGTTCCAAATTGTGGCCATTCCGGCGCCGACCGGCTAACTGGGCCAACTGGGCCGAATTGGGGTCTGAGTAGCAGCGGTACAGAAAACCTACACAAGCGCCTAACAATTTGATTTCTCAAAAAACGTGGGTTTGATGCTTTGTCTGATCTCCAGCGAAAGTTAAGCCTTCAGCCCGCGAATGACGATAACATTGAACTCCGGGAGCTGACTCCATGCTGTATCGGCGGTGATGGCTGGAAGATTCCGTTGTTGAGCAAGAGCAAGGCAGGCTCGGTCTCCCAACGAAAGCCCCGCTGATCGCGTCCGGTTGCGCAATTCGCCGGTCATACAAGCCTGATCAATTCCAAAATCGACCACTTCGACCCCGATCGCTTCAATGGCGAGTCTAGCCTGGTCTTGCGGCATGCCGCGTTCGCAGAGTTTCGTGACAATTTCGGCGAAATTGACAGTCGACAAGAACGCCCCCGGTAGCGTTGGTTTTACTCGCTCGGCCCCAGGCTCTCCCAGGAGCAACGCCAGAACTGCGGAGCTATCGAGAACGGCCTCACTCACTCTTCGCGGCCTCATGACGCTCGGCGATCAGTTCGTCAACAATTCCCTTCGTTTTGGGAATATACTGCCTTACCAAGGCTTGGGCACGGTGTACGGC
Above is a genomic segment from Acidiphilium acidophilum containing:
- a CDS encoding recombinase family protein is translated as MPNITQKQQKNAASPTLLGYARVSKAEDQDPAPQIEALEAAGCKRVYEERVSGGRWDRPELHRLLDRLGPGDVLTVWKLDRLSRSLKDLLLILDKVEKAGAGFRSLTENIDSTTASGRMMMQMLGAFAEFERAMVRERTQAGLRSARAQGRRGGRQPKLSPQQQAEVRAMLMAGRSAADVARLFRVHRATISRIVSNAAVAAP
- a CDS encoding HVO_A0114 family putative DNA-binding protein: MVEAARRTVTISVGSLDEARRGLAAAFRGVAQEPRITFPNLDLMWRTLTPRRQELLQAMAGKEAMSIRGLARLVRRDVKAVHGDVQALLLAGVLRPDEAGGVIFPYDALHVDYELAAVA
- a CDS encoding type II toxin-antitoxin system VapC family toxin; the encoded protein is MSEAVLDSSAVLALLLGEPGAERVKPTLPGAFLSTVNFAEIVTKLCERGMPQDQARLAIEAIGVEVVDFGIDQACMTGELRNRTRSAGLSLGDRACLALAQQRNLPAITADTAWSQLPEFNVIVIRGLKA